A single Callithrix jacchus isolate 240 chromosome 4, calJac240_pri, whole genome shotgun sequence DNA region contains:
- the RGL2 gene encoding ral guanine nucleotide dissociation stimulator-like 2 isoform X2, translating into MPPPRSSRRLRAGTLEALVRHLLDSRTSGTDVTFMSAFLATHRAFTSTPALLGLMADRLEALESHPANELERTTEVAISVLSTWLASHPEDFGSEAKGQLDRLESFLLQTGYAAGKGVGGGSADLIRNLRSRVDPQAPDLPKSLALPGDPPADPTDVLVFLADHLAEQLTLLDAELFLNLIPSQCLGGLWGHRDRPGHSHLCPSVRATITQFNKVAGAVVSSVLGATSTGEGPGEVTIRPLRPPQRARLLEKWIRVAEECRLLRNFSSVYAVVSALQSSPIHRLRAAWGEATRDSLRVFSSLCQIFSEKDNYSQSRELLAQEVKLQSPLESHSKKAPRSGSRGGGVVPYLGTFLKDLVMLDAASKDELENGYINFDKRRKEFAVLSELRRLQNECRGYNLQPDHDIQRWLQGLRPLTEAQSHRVSCEVEPPGSSDPPAPRVLRPTLVISQWTEVLGSVGVPTPLVSCDRHSIGGDEVPATPAPLLTRLAQHMKWPSVSSLDSALESSPSLHSSADPSHLSPPASSPRPSRGHRRSASCGSPLSGGAEGASGGTGYGGGGSGPGASDCRIIRVQMELGEDGSVYKSILVTSQDKAPSVVSRVLKKNNRDSAVASEYELVQLLPGERELTIPASANVFYAMDGASHDFLLRQRRRSSTATPGIATGPSASGTPPSEGGGGSFPRIKATGRKIARALF; encoded by the exons ATGCCTCCACCGCGTTCTTCCCGACGGCTCCGAGCTGGCACTCTGGAGGCCCTGGTCAGACACCTACTGGATAGCCGGACATCAGGGACTGACGTGACCTTCATGTCAGCCTTCCTGGCCACCCACCGGGCCTTCACCTCCACGCCTGCCCTGCTAGGGCTTATGGCTGACAG GCTGGAAGCCCTTGAATCTCATCCTGCCAATGAACTAGAGaggacaacaga GGTAGCCATCTCTGTATTGTCAACTTGGCTGGCCTCTCACCCTGAGGATTTTGGCTCTGAGGCCAAGGGTCAGCTTGACCGGCTTGAGAGCTTCTTACTTCAGACAGGGTATGCAGCAGGGAAGGGTGTTGGGGGGGGCAGCGCTGACCTCATCCGCAACCTCCGGTCCCGGGTGGACCCCCAGGCCCCCGACCTTCCTAAGTCCCTGGCCCTCCCCGGCGATCCCCCTGCTGACCCCACGGATGTCCTGGTGTTCCTCGCTGACCACTTGGCCGAACAGCTGACCCTGCTAGATGCG GAGCTGTTTCTCAATTTGATCCCCTCTCAGTGCCTGGGAGGCCTGTGGGGTCATAGAGACCGGCCAGGACATTCTCACCTCTGCCCATCTGTCCGAGCTACTATCACACAGTTCAACAAGGTGGCAGGGGCAGTGGTTAGTTCTGTCTTGGGGGCCACCTCCACCGGAGAGGGTCCTGGGGAGGTGACCATACGGCCACTCCGTCCCCCACAGAGAGCCCGGCTCCTGGAGAAGTGGATCCGTGTGGCAGAG GAGTGCCGGCTGCTCCGAAACTTCTCTTCAGTATATGCTGTGGTGTCGGCCCTGCAGTCCAGCCCCATCCACAGGCTTCGGGCAGCCTGGGGGGAAGCAACCAG gGACAGCCTCCGAGTCTTTTCCAGCCTCTGTCAGATTTTCTCTGAGAAGGATAATTATTCCCAAAGCCGGGAGCTGCTCGCGCAG gagGTGAAGCTGCAGTCTCCTCTAGAGTCACACTCCAAGAAGGCCCCGAGGTCTGGCTCTCGGGGTGGG GGTGTGGTCCCATACCTTGGCACCTTCCTGAAGGACCTTGTGATGCTGGATGCAGCCTCCAAGGATGAGCTGGAg AATGGATACATCAATTTTGACAAGCGGAGGAAG GAGTTTGCAGTCCTTTCTGAGTTGCGACGGCTCCAGAATGAATGTCGTGGCTATAACCTCCAACCTGACCATGATATCCAACGGTGGCTACAGGGGCTCCGGCCACTTACAGAGGCTCAGAG CCATCGTGTGTCCTGTGAGGTGGAGCCACCTGGTTCCAGTGACCCTCCTGCCCCACGGGTGCTTCGGCCAACACTGGTCATCTCGCAGTGGACAGA GGTTCTGGGCTCTGTTGGAGTCCCTACCCCGCTTGTGTCCTGTGACCGGCACAGTATAGGGGGAGACGAGGTGCCTGCAACTCCTGCTCCCCTACTGACTCGGCTGGCCCAG CACATGAAGTGGCCATCTGTCTCGTCACTAGACTCTGCCCTGGAAAGCAGTCCATCCCTGCACAGTTCGGCTGACCCCAGCCACCTCTCCCCACCAGCTTCCTCCCCTAGGCCTTCTCGAGGTCACCGCCGCTCAGCCTCCTGTGGCTCCCCGCTGAGTGGGGGTGCAGAAGGGGCCTCGGGGGGGACTGGATATGGGGGAGGGGGATCTGGGCCAGGGGCCTCTGACTGCCGAATCATCCGAGTCCAGATGGAGCTGGGGGAAGATGGCAGTGTCTATAAGAGCATTTTG GTGACAAGCCAGGACAAGGCTCCAAGTGTCGTCAGTCGTGTCCTTAAGAAAAACAATCGTGACTCCGCAGTGGCTTCAGAGTATGAGCTAGTACAGCTGCTACCAGGGGAGCGAG AGCTGACTATCCCAGCCTCGGCTAACGTATTCTACGCCATGGATGGAGCTTCACACGATTTTCTCCTGCGGCAGCGGCGAAGGTCCTCTACTGCTACACCTGGCATCGCCACTGGCCCATCTGCCTCAGGGACTCCTCCAagtgagggaggagggggctccTTTCCCAGGATCAAGGCCACAGGGAGGAAGATTGCACGGGCACTGTTCTGA
- the RGL2 gene encoding ral guanine nucleotide dissociation stimulator-like 2 isoform X1, producing MLPRPLRLLLDTSPPGGVVLSSFRSRDPEEGGGPGGRVLGGGQEEEEEEEEEEAPVSVWDEEEDGAVFTVTSRQYRPLDPLVPMPPPRSSRRLRAGTLEALVRHLLDSRTSGTDVTFMSAFLATHRAFTSTPALLGLMADRLEALESHPANELERTTEVAISVLSTWLASHPEDFGSEAKGQLDRLESFLLQTGYAAGKGVGGGSADLIRNLRSRVDPQAPDLPKSLALPGDPPADPTDVLVFLADHLAEQLTLLDAELFLNLIPSQCLGGLWGHRDRPGHSHLCPSVRATITQFNKVAGAVVSSVLGATSTGEGPGEVTIRPLRPPQRARLLEKWIRVAEECRLLRNFSSVYAVVSALQSSPIHRLRAAWGEATRDSLRVFSSLCQIFSEKDNYSQSRELLAQEVKLQSPLESHSKKAPRSGSRGGGVVPYLGTFLKDLVMLDAASKDELENGYINFDKRRKEFAVLSELRRLQNECRGYNLQPDHDIQRWLQGLRPLTEAQSHRVSCEVEPPGSSDPPAPRVLRPTLVISQWTEVLGSVGVPTPLVSCDRHSIGGDEVPATPAPLLTRLAQHMKWPSVSSLDSALESSPSLHSSADPSHLSPPASSPRPSRGHRRSASCGSPLSGGAEGASGGTGYGGGGSGPGASDCRIIRVQMELGEDGSVYKSILVTSQDKAPSVVSRVLKKNNRDSAVASEYELVQLLPGERELTIPASANVFYAMDGASHDFLLRQRRRSSTATPGIATGPSASGTPPSEGGGGSFPRIKATGRKIARALF from the exons ATGCTCCCGCGGCCTCTGCGGCTGCTTTTGGACACGAGCCCCCCCGGGGGAGTCGTACTGAGCAGCTTCCGAAGCCGGGACCCCGAAGAGGGTGGGGGCCCAGGTGGCCGGGTCTTGGGCggggggcaggaggaagaggaggaggaagaagaagaagag GCCCCTGTGTCAGTCTGGGATGAAGAGGAGGATGGTGCAGTGTTTACCGTCACAAGCCGCCAATATCGGCCTCTTGATCCCTTG GTCCCTATGCCTCCACCGCGTTCTTCCCGACGGCTCCGAGCTGGCACTCTGGAGGCCCTGGTCAGACACCTACTGGATAGCCGGACATCAGGGACTGACGTGACCTTCATGTCAGCCTTCCTGGCCACCCACCGGGCCTTCACCTCCACGCCTGCCCTGCTAGGGCTTATGGCTGACAG GCTGGAAGCCCTTGAATCTCATCCTGCCAATGAACTAGAGaggacaacaga GGTAGCCATCTCTGTATTGTCAACTTGGCTGGCCTCTCACCCTGAGGATTTTGGCTCTGAGGCCAAGGGTCAGCTTGACCGGCTTGAGAGCTTCTTACTTCAGACAGGGTATGCAGCAGGGAAGGGTGTTGGGGGGGGCAGCGCTGACCTCATCCGCAACCTCCGGTCCCGGGTGGACCCCCAGGCCCCCGACCTTCCTAAGTCCCTGGCCCTCCCCGGCGATCCCCCTGCTGACCCCACGGATGTCCTGGTGTTCCTCGCTGACCACTTGGCCGAACAGCTGACCCTGCTAGATGCG GAGCTGTTTCTCAATTTGATCCCCTCTCAGTGCCTGGGAGGCCTGTGGGGTCATAGAGACCGGCCAGGACATTCTCACCTCTGCCCATCTGTCCGAGCTACTATCACACAGTTCAACAAGGTGGCAGGGGCAGTGGTTAGTTCTGTCTTGGGGGCCACCTCCACCGGAGAGGGTCCTGGGGAGGTGACCATACGGCCACTCCGTCCCCCACAGAGAGCCCGGCTCCTGGAGAAGTGGATCCGTGTGGCAGAG GAGTGCCGGCTGCTCCGAAACTTCTCTTCAGTATATGCTGTGGTGTCGGCCCTGCAGTCCAGCCCCATCCACAGGCTTCGGGCAGCCTGGGGGGAAGCAACCAG gGACAGCCTCCGAGTCTTTTCCAGCCTCTGTCAGATTTTCTCTGAGAAGGATAATTATTCCCAAAGCCGGGAGCTGCTCGCGCAG gagGTGAAGCTGCAGTCTCCTCTAGAGTCACACTCCAAGAAGGCCCCGAGGTCTGGCTCTCGGGGTGGG GGTGTGGTCCCATACCTTGGCACCTTCCTGAAGGACCTTGTGATGCTGGATGCAGCCTCCAAGGATGAGCTGGAg AATGGATACATCAATTTTGACAAGCGGAGGAAG GAGTTTGCAGTCCTTTCTGAGTTGCGACGGCTCCAGAATGAATGTCGTGGCTATAACCTCCAACCTGACCATGATATCCAACGGTGGCTACAGGGGCTCCGGCCACTTACAGAGGCTCAGAG CCATCGTGTGTCCTGTGAGGTGGAGCCACCTGGTTCCAGTGACCCTCCTGCCCCACGGGTGCTTCGGCCAACACTGGTCATCTCGCAGTGGACAGA GGTTCTGGGCTCTGTTGGAGTCCCTACCCCGCTTGTGTCCTGTGACCGGCACAGTATAGGGGGAGACGAGGTGCCTGCAACTCCTGCTCCCCTACTGACTCGGCTGGCCCAG CACATGAAGTGGCCATCTGTCTCGTCACTAGACTCTGCCCTGGAAAGCAGTCCATCCCTGCACAGTTCGGCTGACCCCAGCCACCTCTCCCCACCAGCTTCCTCCCCTAGGCCTTCTCGAGGTCACCGCCGCTCAGCCTCCTGTGGCTCCCCGCTGAGTGGGGGTGCAGAAGGGGCCTCGGGGGGGACTGGATATGGGGGAGGGGGATCTGGGCCAGGGGCCTCTGACTGCCGAATCATCCGAGTCCAGATGGAGCTGGGGGAAGATGGCAGTGTCTATAAGAGCATTTTG GTGACAAGCCAGGACAAGGCTCCAAGTGTCGTCAGTCGTGTCCTTAAGAAAAACAATCGTGACTCCGCAGTGGCTTCAGAGTATGAGCTAGTACAGCTGCTACCAGGGGAGCGAG AGCTGACTATCCCAGCCTCGGCTAACGTATTCTACGCCATGGATGGAGCTTCACACGATTTTCTCCTGCGGCAGCGGCGAAGGTCCTCTACTGCTACACCTGGCATCGCCACTGGCCCATCTGCCTCAGGGACTCCTCCAagtgagggaggagggggctccTTTCCCAGGATCAAGGCCACAGGGAGGAAGATTGCACGGGCACTGTTCTGA